A single Mesomycoplasma ovipneumoniae DNA region contains:
- a CDS encoding ABC transporter ATP-binding protein translates to MKKIVKLHIFNIFYSLFIFCIVGLSVVTKRFLYQALSDNNQIKMWIWLGLDMFAIIISSLLSVIYNSLFSRIFGQLSAVKLIKEKLSIFNNLSYKEYVKNTPGNYFSLFFNEAFTKGETLFAFLFYIISLIFPIIAILATIFYINPIIGSIVFGLTLAWISFPVFFRKFFSEKIRQQLDSLENLNSEFSEKLNKFEAFLFFGKIHLLKKILTPTSKNASFMQRKYRLWDQFNTNINLTIRKLFLILTDLAIIFLGIYYENPASTIIALVTINSANQLFISNFNTFIVVSVQYLSLKKQFKDSKLNENKPKTNLNFDDFTEKIHKISVKNLNFDYEDKKVLENINFEIIGGKKYLLQGDNGSGKSTFLKILMGIERDYEGEIFFNSTNLKTISDKNIVQNISFIDNSPSLIEGNLAENISFYSKTDLGKINELINLVNLNELKNKNLINYQEKTDLSVGQKQLINFASHVFETKKILIIDEGFSNLDKSNINNLINWLLEQDVTVLLVLHNLDQNLAEKFDFCLKF, encoded by the coding sequence ATGAAAAAAATAGTTAAATTGCATATTTTTAATATTTTTTATTCACTTTTTATATTTTGTATCGTTGGTCTTTCAGTAGTTACAAAAAGATTTTTATACCAGGCTTTATCAGACAATAATCAAATTAAAATGTGAATTTGGTTAGGGTTAGATATGTTTGCAATTATAATTAGTTCTCTTTTATCCGTTATTTATAATTCACTTTTTTCAAGAATTTTTGGACAATTAAGTGCGGTAAAATTAATTAAAGAAAAATTGAGTATATTTAACAATTTATCATATAAGGAATATGTTAAAAATACGCCTGGAAACTATTTTTCATTGTTTTTTAATGAGGCTTTCACAAAGGGCGAGACACTTTTTGCATTTTTATTTTATATTATTTCTTTAATTTTTCCAATTATAGCAATTTTGGCAACTATTTTTTATATAAATCCAATAATTGGATCAATAGTTTTTGGTTTGACTTTGGCTTGAATTAGTTTTCCCGTTTTTTTTAGAAAATTTTTTAGTGAAAAAATTAGACAACAACTAGATTCGCTTGAAAATTTAAACAGCGAATTTAGCGAAAAACTAAATAAATTTGAGGCATTTTTATTTTTCGGTAAAATTCATTTACTAAAAAAAATCCTAACACCAACATCAAAAAACGCAAGTTTTATGCAAAGAAAATATAGATTGTGGGATCAATTTAATACAAATATAAATTTAACAATTCGCAAATTATTTTTAATTTTAACGGATTTAGCAATCATTTTTTTGGGAATTTATTATGAAAATCCTGCATCAACAATTATTGCATTGGTAACTATCAATAGTGCCAATCAGTTATTTATCAGTAATTTTAACACCTTTATTGTTGTGAGTGTTCAATATTTATCACTGAAAAAACAATTTAAAGATTCTAAATTAAATGAAAATAAACCTAAAACAAACTTGAATTTTGATGATTTTACAGAAAAAATTCATAAAATTAGCGTCAAAAACTTGAATTTTGACTATGAAGACAAAAAAGTGCTAGAAAATATTAATTTTGAAATTATAGGCGGCAAAAAATATTTGCTTCAAGGCGATAATGGCTCTGGAAAATCGACATTTTTAAAGATTTTAATGGGTATCGAGCGCGATTATGAAGGTGAGATTTTTTTCAATTCAACTAATTTAAAAACAATTTCTGATAAAAATATTGTTCAAAATATAAGTTTTATTGATAATAGTCCGTCCTTAATTGAGGGTAATTTAGCTGAAAATATCAGTTTTTATTCAAAAACTGATCTTGGAAAAATCAATGAATTAATTAATTTAGTTAATTTAAATGAGCTAAAAAATAAAAATTTAATTAATTACCAAGAAAAAACAGATCTATCAGTTGGCCAAAAACAGTTAATTAATTTTGCAAGTCATGTTTTTGAAACAAAAAAAATATTAATTATTGATGAAGGTTTTTCAAATCTTGACAAATCAAATATTAATAATCTTATAAATTGGCTACTTGAGCAAGATGTTACCGTCTTGTTAGTTTTGCATAATTTAGACCAAAATTTAGCTGAAAAATTCGATTTTTGTCTAAAATTTTAA
- a CDS encoding ABC transporter ATP-binding protein, with protein MNIFKLFNLARAKFILIIFIIFIKEVGLLVHIFSYKFVIEFFAEEKPTLNLGFTLVMLIAPLGIFILFSFLKGWIFSLLEMDIRNKLSDIIIKKIQNSHYFNLKFNRNSMISWFNYDLRLALEIIGNFLNIITPLISIFGGISLMIVLSLNWSWILILSTMILSFVLLFFQQKINNFASEPVMNLSRDSEIFSQYNLGLLNSFKSFYFHNKIEKFKQLFYTSYKNFSKKQIKEYKKLTKLNVWLNFLFSISIAFIIMEISVLTFYNFYSLTIFLSLLLYSNQLHSDIGEIVLGLFSFKQSSFLYDKIVEDNNLSEQKIIIEEPINSINFQNVSFKFEDKTIVDNFNFIFEKNKKYLISAPNGAGKSTLIKIISGVYDTYEGKILINNNYEQKELSQKYLRDQIGLIDNQNLIFNTSLKNNITLFAENPDYQKLNSILKSLEIDFDLETQISTNSLSEGQKQKIVFARLQYSPIKFWLIDEAFDNIQKDYSNILIGQLLKNPRINYYFC; from the coding sequence ATGAACATTTTCAAATTATTCAACCTAGCAAGAGCAAAATTCATACTAATAATTTTTATAATATTTATAAAAGAAGTAGGTCTTCTAGTTCACATTTTTAGTTATAAATTTGTTATTGAATTTTTTGCTGAAGAAAAACCTACCCTTAATTTAGGTTTCACCTTGGTTATGCTTATAGCACCACTTGGAATTTTTATCCTTTTTTCATTTCTAAAAGGTTGGATTTTTAGTCTTTTAGAAATGGATATCAGGAATAAATTAAGCGATATTATTATTAAAAAAATTCAAAACAGTCACTATTTTAACTTGAAATTTAACAGAAATTCTATGATTTCCTGGTTTAATTACGATCTTAGACTTGCTTTAGAAATAATTGGTAACTTTTTAAACATAATAACTCCACTTATATCAATTTTTGGCGGAATCTCATTAATGATAGTTTTGTCATTAAATTGAAGTTGAATTTTAATTTTATCGACCATGATTTTAAGTTTCGTTTTGCTATTTTTTCAACAAAAAATTAACAATTTTGCATCAGAACCTGTCATGAATCTATCAAGAGATAGCGAAATTTTTTCACAGTATAATTTAGGACTTCTTAATTCATTTAAATCATTCTATTTTCACAATAAAATAGAAAAATTTAAACAATTATTTTACACAAGTTATAAAAATTTTTCCAAAAAACAAATAAAAGAGTATAAAAAACTGACAAAGTTAAATGTTTGATTAAATTTTTTATTTAGTATTTCAATAGCATTTATTATAATGGAAATATCAGTTTTAACATTTTATAATTTTTATAGTTTGACGATTTTTCTATCACTACTTTTATACTCAAATCAATTGCATTCTGACATTGGAGAAATTGTCCTCGGATTATTTTCATTCAAACAATCGTCATTTTTGTATGACAAAATTGTTGAAGATAATAATTTGTCAGAACAAAAAATAATTATTGAAGAACCTATTAATAGTATTAATTTTCAAAATGTTAGTTTTAAATTTGAAGATAAAACTATAGTTGATAATTTCAATTTTATTTTCGAAAAAAATAAAAAATACTTGATTTCAGCACCAAATGGCGCCGGCAAATCCACACTAATTAAAATAATTTCTGGAGTTTATGACACTTATGAAGGCAAAATCTTAATAAATAATAACTATGAGCAAAAAGAATTGAGCCAAAAATATCTAAGAGACCAAATTGGACTTATTGATAACCAAAATTTGATTTTTAATACAAGTCTCAAAAACAACATTACTTTATTTGCAGAAAATCCAGATTATCAAAAGCTAAATTCAATTCTGAAATCACTAGAAATTGACTTTGACCTTGAGACCCAAATTAGTACTAATAGTCTTTCAGAAGGCCAAAAACAAAAAATTGTTTTTGCACGGCTCCAATATTCTCCTATTAAATTTTGACTAATTGATGAAGCTTTTGACAATATTCAGAAGGATTATTCAAATATTTTAATAGGTCAATTGTTAAAAAACCCCCGAATTAACTATTATTTTTGTTAG